TGATTAGGATGGCTATAATCGACAAACCATTTATTAGAATGGACATCCCTTTTGGTTTCCTCATTCCAAGGCCAACAAAGGTGGTACCTAATGTCGTTAATAAAAATACATAATATATTACCCAAAACCAAGCAGGAAGAGTTGCCCACATTTTCTCACCCCCTTAACTAAATAAAAGTAACTGAAAATTCTCTTTTTTATATAAAATATTGTAACAGAAATGGATTATATTATATTCATTTTAGAATTGATACAGGTCTGCGAGTTAGTGTTTTTTTGAAACATTGCTTATTTTTTGAAGGTTGTTTGTGATTGTCTCTTTAAACTAGAGAGGATTTACCTCTAGACGAAAAAGATGAATGCATTCAAAGAATCATTTCTGAGAAAAGATTTAATGTGTTTTAAATATGGTAAAAAAGACTTAGGATTGGTGTATATTTGCATTTCTACGTCTCGTAAAGTAATATATAGATTACATAAAGTAAAGTATAGCAGTCTTGGATGGTGAAGGCATGAATAATCGAATAAAGGTTGCAAGAGTTGAAAAGTCTCTCACTCAAGCTGAACTAGCAAAGAAGGTCAATGTAACACGTCAAACAATCGGATTGA
This portion of the Bacillus carboniphilus genome encodes:
- a CDS encoding helix-turn-helix transcriptional regulator, which gives rise to MNNRIKVARVEKSLTQAELAKKVNVTRQTIGLIEKGKYNPTLRLCLSIAKALDKTLDELFWED